ACTGATCTGCCTGCCCAAGCCCAAGGGGATATTTCCTCATCAAAGACGGGAGGTTCCATGTCGCAGTGGCCGTTGGATGAATTCCTTGAACTCGGTGACTACACTCACAAGTATGACTTTATGGATCCTGCTGGCTCATCCAAGGTACGTACCATCATTCCTGATTGCAACTCACATCTTTTATCTGAGTCTTGTTTGTGGTACCATTGAATAGAGTACTAATTAGCTTGCACTGCTTAGTCAGTAGTCTTAAATAAAAGGTTGAATAATGTGATTTTAGAGTGAGGCGAATTGCGGGAAGTTTGGAGATGCAGATTGGTCCCCTGTGGTGCAAGTTGCTGATATGGAGTTAGAGGGAGATGAGCAGAATACTTGTTTCTGGAGAGTGCCGGAGATTCCGTCTCCCCCCACAGCGTCCGGCCTTTACAGCTGGTCTCATTCTGCTGCCTTCGTGCACCATCGTCCCCACGGCGACGGACCCGTTTCTGATCGACTTGTACCAGAGTTGTGAGCTTACATTAGCTTTTAATTGTAAGCTGCAGAGCAGTGTGTTGTTAGGTTCCCATGTACACCACCAACAAAAAGGCACTCATGTACTGCCATTATCTCTCTTTAACATTCCAATCTATCATAATGTTTTCGAATTATCGATTTTAGGGCATCTGAAATTCGAGTAAGATTGTTGGGGATTCACGTGGAGTTCAGAAATCGTTGGACATCAACTTTTGTTGTCGTGCTGGAAATTCTTGACTgttaaatacacgaatttttagtatttttcatACGAATTGTTTTTTGGAACCTAGATGTATTAATAATCTGTGCATGcaaaactgtaaaacttctCTATAATCATGcaaaactgtaaaacttctctataatcatcataacatcatatacgTCTACAGACaattaacatgtatgtaccatatCTACGCATCATATAACTCTGAgtgttgagaagtaggcctccttctcaaacacGATGACAAGTTAACTCAAAGGTTAATTGTCAACTCTGTGTACACAAATCTTGACTCGCTCAGGACTCGAATTCGTTCTTCTATGTAGATGGTATCATACAAATCTCAACTATTGGCAAttcaataatttgaaaataaatgcatATACTAAAACTTTATATTAAAGTATGCATCTTTATCTCTTGAGTTGGTAAGCCCACATAATATACTTAATGAAGTAAAAGTCCTTGCTTGTTCACTTTATATTGCCACTCGAACCTTCATTATAATGAGGTTCCCAAGGAAAAATTGGATAGATA
The genomic region above belongs to Salvia miltiorrhiza cultivar Shanhuang (shh) chromosome 5, IMPLAD_Smil_shh, whole genome shotgun sequence and contains:
- the LOC130986854 gene encoding B-box zinc finger protein 22-like, which gives rise to MKIQCNVCEAAEAKVLCCADEAALCTECDQKVHAANKLASKHQRVPLSTCSSQKPKCDICQETVGYFFCLEDRALLCRRCDVSVHTANRLVAAHQRFLLTGVKVGLEATKLDRAPPPSTTDLPAQAQGDISSSKTGGSMSQWPLDEFLELGDYTHKYDFMDPAGSSKSEANCGKFGDADWSPVVQVADMELEGDEQNTCFWRVPEIPSPPTASGLYSWSHSAAFVHHRPHGDGPVSDRLVPEL